In Halorhabdus rudnickae, the following proteins share a genomic window:
- a CDS encoding hybrid sensor histidine kinase/response regulator, whose product MSFSTDSMVVLLVDDDVEFRTVAADLLEEESTRIKVETVSDAETGLEQLDKGDFDCVVSDYEMAGRDGITFLETVREDHPDLPFILFTGKGSEEVASEAISAGVTDYLQKGGGVDQYAILANRIENAVERRRARVRQRRAERQFRAIFDDPDKLISVVDPDGRVMRVNDTTMEYVDVDREDVIGEPFWETPWWAEVDRSEASELAERVADGEYVEYEIERSPPWRDRYVLSGTVRPVTDESGSVVAFVASGSDVTEQEERKRELRRYERMVNTMLEAACIYDEDGRFALVNEYLADFYETTREKLEGEESHLIPKVREQHDGDPYAELLAGEREAVSGEVAGEFPGHGHEALEYHLTPFRTDGEIEGVVSVTHEITELKERERTLQRQNERLDQFASFVAHDLRNPLNVATGRLTLAAEECDSDHLTDISDALDRMETLIDDLLTFAQEGQPVEGTEPVALRPILEERWRGLPTGEANLLIETDITIRADPDRLAQLLENLLDNAVTHGGSTTTITVGEIGDGNGFFVADDGPGIPPGDRETVFEASYSTTDEGTGFGLSIVAEIADAHGWDVAVTDSESGGARFEITGVDAA is encoded by the coding sequence ATGAGTTTCTCGACCGACTCGATGGTCGTGCTCCTCGTCGATGACGATGTCGAGTTTCGGACTGTGGCCGCGGATCTACTCGAGGAAGAATCGACTCGCATCAAAGTAGAGACCGTCAGTGACGCCGAGACCGGGCTGGAACAGCTCGATAAGGGAGATTTCGACTGTGTCGTCTCCGATTACGAGATGGCAGGTCGGGACGGGATCACGTTCTTGGAGACCGTGCGCGAAGATCATCCTGACCTTCCGTTCATCCTGTTCACGGGGAAAGGCAGCGAAGAGGTGGCAAGCGAGGCCATCTCGGCAGGCGTGACCGACTACCTCCAGAAGGGGGGCGGCGTCGATCAGTACGCGATCCTGGCCAACCGGATCGAGAACGCCGTCGAACGACGACGCGCACGGGTCCGACAGCGACGAGCCGAGCGTCAGTTCCGGGCGATCTTCGACGATCCGGACAAACTCATCTCCGTGGTCGACCCAGACGGGCGGGTCATGCGGGTCAACGACACGACCATGGAGTACGTCGACGTCGACCGCGAGGACGTGATCGGCGAACCCTTCTGGGAGACGCCGTGGTGGGCCGAGGTCGACCGTTCCGAGGCCAGCGAACTGGCCGAACGTGTGGCCGATGGCGAGTACGTCGAATACGAAATCGAACGGTCGCCGCCGTGGCGTGATCGGTACGTCCTCTCGGGAACGGTCAGGCCGGTCACCGACGAGTCGGGATCGGTCGTCGCGTTCGTCGCCTCTGGCAGTGACGTGACCGAACAGGAGGAGCGAAAGCGCGAGCTCCGGCGCTACGAGCGGATGGTCAACACCATGCTGGAGGCTGCCTGTATCTACGACGAGGACGGACGCTTCGCGCTCGTCAACGAGTACCTGGCCGACTTCTACGAGACGACACGCGAGAAACTGGAGGGCGAGGAGAGCCACCTCATCCCGAAAGTCCGGGAACAACACGACGGCGATCCCTACGCCGAACTGCTCGCAGGCGAGCGCGAGGCAGTCAGCGGCGAGGTGGCGGGGGAGTTTCCCGGCCACGGCCACGAGGCCCTGGAGTACCACCTGACGCCGTTCCGGACCGATGGCGAGATCGAGGGCGTCGTCAGCGTCACCCACGAGATTACCGAGTTGAAGGAGCGTGAGCGGACGCTACAACGACAGAACGAACGCCTCGACCAGTTCGCCAGTTTCGTCGCCCACGACCTTCGAAACCCACTGAACGTCGCGACAGGACGGTTGACACTGGCGGCCGAGGAGTGTGACAGCGACCACCTCACGGATATCTCGGACGCCCTCGATCGCATGGAGACCCTGATCGACGACCTCCTCACGTTCGCCCAGGAAGGCCAACCGGTCGAGGGGACCGAACCCGTCGCGCTCCGCCCCATCCTCGAGGAACGCTGGCGAGGTCTCCCGACGGGAGAAGCGAACCTATTGATCGAGACGGACATCACGATCCGGGCGGATCCTGACCGACTCGCCCAATTGCTCGAAAACCTGCTCGACAATGCCGTCACGCACGGTGGTTCGACCACGACGATTACAGTCGGCGAGATCGGCGATGGGAACGGCTTCTTCGTGGCCGACGACGGCCCCGGAATCCCGCCAGGAGACCGGGAAACAGTCTTCGAAGCCAGCTACTCGACGACCGACGAGGGAACGGGGTTCGGCCTCAGTATCGTCGCAGAAATCGCCGACGCCCATGGGTGGGACGTGGCCGTGACCGACAGCGAGTCCGGCGGCGCCCGCTTCGAGATCACCGGCGTCGACGCGGCCTGA
- a CDS encoding KEOPS complex subunit Pcc1 — translation MREATIRTDHGEAETAARIAAALRPDNTEEMSTTTDGATVETRIERQTTGGLAATVDDYVVNLAVAADLATADRDTHE, via the coding sequence ATGCGTGAGGCGACGATCAGGACCGACCACGGCGAGGCGGAGACGGCCGCGCGTATCGCCGCGGCACTGCGACCGGACAACACCGAGGAGATGTCGACGACGACCGACGGCGCGACCGTCGAGACGCGGATCGAGCGACAGACGACCGGCGGACTGGCTGCGACAGTCGACGACTACGTCGTCAACCTCGCGGTCGCCGCCGACCTCGCGACAGCCGACCGAGACACCCATGAGTGA
- a CDS encoding SDR family NAD(P)-dependent oxidoreductase, whose translation MADYDFADKTAVVTGGASGIGRETAIQFAEAGANVVVTDVDDERGEDVASEINDETEGAAVFVHVDVTDMDDVEAMVETATEEFGGLDIAFNNAGIGGPEAHAGDVEEDEWLATIGVNLNGVWRALKAELDAMTDQEEGGTIVNMSSVLGQVGFEGSSAYVAAKHGVLGLTKTAAWEYAGEDVRVNAICPGFIETPLLDEAGITTNEELQGQIAGMHSQQRLGKPEEIADAVLWLCSEGASFTNGEALTVDSGFTSR comes from the coding sequence ATGGCAGACTACGATTTTGCGGACAAAACCGCAGTGGTGACCGGCGGCGCATCGGGTATCGGCCGCGAGACGGCAATCCAGTTCGCCGAGGCCGGGGCGAACGTCGTCGTCACGGACGTCGACGACGAGCGCGGTGAGGACGTGGCGAGTGAAATCAACGACGAGACTGAGGGAGCGGCCGTGTTCGTCCACGTCGACGTCACCGACATGGACGATGTCGAGGCGATGGTCGAGACGGCCACCGAGGAGTTCGGGGGCCTGGACATCGCGTTCAACAACGCGGGCATCGGCGGCCCGGAGGCCCACGCGGGCGACGTCGAAGAAGACGAGTGGCTGGCGACGATCGGCGTGAACCTGAACGGCGTCTGGCGGGCATTGAAGGCTGAACTCGACGCCATGACTGATCAAGAGGAGGGCGGAACGATCGTCAACATGTCCTCAGTCCTCGGGCAGGTCGGCTTCGAGGGCTCCTCGGCGTACGTGGCGGCCAAGCACGGCGTCCTCGGACTGACAAAGACCGCGGCCTGGGAGTACGCCGGTGAGGATGTCCGCGTCAACGCAATCTGTCCCGGGTTCATCGAGACGCCGCTGCTCGACGAGGCCGGCATCACGACCAACGAGGAGCTACAGGGCCAGATCGCCGGGATGCACTCCCAACAGCGTCTGGGCAAACCCGAGGAGATCGCCGACGCTGTGCTGTGGCTCTGCTCGGAGGGCGCGTCGTTCACGAACGGCGAGGCGTTGACTGTCGACAGCGGCTTCACCAGTCGCTGA
- a CDS encoding Htur_1727 family rSAM-partnered candidate RiPP, with translation MTDDANTFEEGNQPRGRQSREWEVFAREAAEEPLTHVGSVTADDRETAHEQAATLFEDPLALWLTPAEAVARYTDPALTPGETA, from the coding sequence ATGACGGACGACGCGAACACGTTCGAGGAAGGCAACCAGCCGCGAGGGCGGCAGTCCCGCGAGTGGGAAGTCTTCGCTCGCGAGGCAGCCGAGGAACCGCTGACGCACGTCGGCAGCGTCACAGCCGACGATCGAGAAACGGCACACGAACAGGCGGCAACGCTGTTCGAGGACCCACTCGCGCTGTGGCTGACGCCCGCGGAGGCGGTGGCCCGATACACCGATCCGGCGCTGACACCGGGTGAGACGGCATGA
- a CDS encoding MFS transporter — protein MAGLGLFRDRLNVPSLRRDRTVLALVIFVVLFAQVLLYPGVADLVGRLGATGGLDASTWFLAVEFLAFVVFAGPWGALSDRVGRRAPFIVFGAVGSAIGYAAIAVLGGNGLLPFEGVLVLRFLQGTLTVAAFSLAMTMLTDLDGGHGRNMGAAGIAIGLGTALGAPVGGGLSAVGTVLPLWVASGGLLLAGLLALGLEDRVPSGHELSLRSVIERVRASPALGYPFVFGFVDRLTAGFFALIGTAYFRDAFGLDAAAAGIMLGLFFAPFALLQYPLGVFSDTVGRKRPIVLGSLAYGIAILAVYLAPTPLIAGGLMVTLGIFGALISPATMALVGDLAGEVERGVAMGGFNVFGNLGFLAGMVVGSVVTTAIGYAPAFVVVGALEAGIVVVTLPRFLKLELPDTQVFSG, from the coding sequence ATGGCTGGCCTGGGCCTCTTTCGCGACCGTCTCAACGTCCCGTCGCTCCGCCGGGACCGGACTGTGCTGGCACTCGTCATCTTCGTCGTGCTGTTCGCACAGGTCCTCCTCTACCCGGGCGTCGCCGACCTGGTCGGGCGACTCGGCGCGACGGGCGGGCTCGACGCGAGCACCTGGTTTTTGGCCGTCGAGTTCCTCGCGTTCGTCGTCTTCGCCGGGCCGTGGGGCGCCCTGAGTGACCGTGTCGGTCGTCGAGCCCCGTTCATCGTTTTCGGGGCAGTCGGCAGTGCGATCGGGTATGCAGCGATCGCCGTCCTGGGTGGAAACGGCCTGCTTCCCTTCGAGGGCGTCCTCGTCCTCCGGTTCCTCCAGGGAACGCTCACGGTCGCTGCCTTTTCCCTGGCGATGACGATGCTGACGGATCTGGACGGGGGACACGGCCGGAACATGGGGGCGGCCGGGATCGCTATCGGCCTGGGAACGGCGCTGGGCGCGCCCGTTGGCGGCGGGCTATCCGCCGTCGGAACGGTGCTCCCACTGTGGGTTGCCAGCGGCGGCCTGTTGCTCGCCGGACTCCTCGCACTCGGGCTCGAGGATCGGGTCCCCTCGGGGCACGAGTTGAGCTTGCGGTCGGTCATTGAGCGAGTGCGGGCCAGCCCAGCGCTCGGGTATCCCTTCGTCTTTGGGTTTGTCGATCGACTGACGGCAGGCTTTTTCGCGTTGATCGGGACGGCGTACTTCCGGGACGCGTTCGGCCTCGACGCCGCCGCCGCGGGCATCATGCTCGGACTCTTCTTTGCCCCCTTCGCCCTGTTGCAGTACCCCCTTGGCGTGTTTTCGGACACCGTGGGTCGGAAACGCCCGATCGTGCTCGGATCGCTCGCCTACGGGATCGCCATTCTTGCGGTGTATCTGGCACCGACGCCGCTGATAGCCGGCGGATTGATGGTTACCCTCGGCATATTCGGCGCACTCATCTCCCCGGCGACGATGGCGCTGGTCGGCGATCTGGCCGGGGAGGTTGAGCGCGGGGTGGCCATGGGCGGGTTCAACGTTTTCGGCAATCTGGGCTTTCTTGCCGGCATGGTCGTCGGAAGCGTCGTCACCACTGCGATCGGGTACGCGCCCGCGTTCGTGGTTGTCGGTGCACTGGAAGCCGGGATCGTCGTCGTGACGCTCCCGCGCTTCCTCAAACTCGAACTACCCGATACCCAAGTCTTCAGTGGCTGA
- a CDS encoding TIGR04347 family pseudo-SAM/SPASM protein — MIPVSALLGTEDDDAASTIPLASARGATVVWHVTGGDNLECAYREPAGPGRAEGELTTAEAKGFIDDLADYGVEVLRISGGEPLLRDDLAELVAHATAAGLETILETNGTLLTAEKSEALAEAGLSYVAVAVDGLPERHDEIWGREGAFEDALSGIEAAQAVDLPVAVRFTITDENAVDMEELLDMMDLEGVERFEFAHLEYDDAEIMDLDVDHDARRRAVRRVCDQTLDAHERGHNIETLLTGNYADAGYVYQYAMEELGEDRATSVRETLEDIGGDQAGDAIADVDYQGNVHLTPHWQRYALGNVRDRPFSAIWEDESNPILAKLRDREDHVPDRCPDCDYYAMCRGGSRHRALAATGDLWARDPQCYLTDEEIGLEDPASAD, encoded by the coding sequence ATGATCCCGGTCAGTGCGCTTCTGGGGACCGAAGACGACGACGCGGCGTCCACGATTCCTCTGGCATCGGCGCGAGGGGCGACTGTCGTCTGGCACGTTACCGGTGGTGACAACCTCGAGTGTGCGTACCGCGAGCCGGCTGGGCCTGGCCGTGCCGAAGGCGAGCTGACGACAGCCGAAGCGAAGGGATTCATCGACGATCTGGCCGATTACGGTGTCGAAGTGCTCCGAATTTCCGGCGGGGAACCCCTACTGCGTGATGACCTGGCCGAATTGGTCGCCCACGCGACCGCCGCGGGACTGGAGACCATCCTCGAGACGAACGGCACGCTGCTGACGGCCGAAAAGAGCGAGGCGCTGGCCGAAGCCGGCCTCTCCTACGTCGCCGTCGCCGTCGACGGCCTCCCCGAGCGCCACGACGAGATCTGGGGTCGAGAGGGCGCATTCGAGGATGCGCTCTCGGGAATCGAGGCCGCCCAGGCCGTCGATCTGCCTGTCGCGGTCCGGTTTACCATCACCGACGAGAACGCGGTTGACATGGAGGAACTGCTCGACATGATGGATCTGGAGGGCGTCGAGCGCTTCGAGTTCGCCCACTTGGAGTACGACGACGCCGAGATCATGGACCTCGACGTCGACCATGACGCGCGTCGCCGGGCCGTCCGGCGGGTCTGTGACCAGACACTGGACGCTCACGAGCGTGGTCACAACATCGAGACACTCCTCACGGGCAACTACGCCGACGCGGGCTACGTCTACCAGTACGCTATGGAGGAACTCGGCGAGGACCGGGCCACGTCCGTCCGGGAAACCTTAGAGGACATCGGCGGCGACCAGGCCGGCGACGCGATCGCCGATGTCGACTACCAGGGCAACGTTCACCTCACGCCCCACTGGCAGCGCTACGCGCTGGGGAACGTCCGGGACCGCCCGTTCAGCGCCATCTGGGAGGACGAGTCCAACCCGATCCTGGCGAAACTGCGTGACCGGGAGGATCACGTCCCCGACCGGTGTCCGGACTGTGACTACTACGCGATGTGTCGCGGTGGGTCGCGCCACCGCGCGCTCGCGGCGACCGGCGACCTCTGGGCGCGGGATCCGCAGTGTTATCTCACCGACGAGGAAATCGGACTCGAGGATCCGGCGTCGGCGGACTGA
- a CDS encoding 30S ribosomal protein S3ae — MSERSVSRQRQEKQWYTVLAPEEFDRAEIGETLADEPQKAIDRTIETTLGDLRNDAGENNTKLTFRITDIGSDTAYTEFIKHELTRDYLRSLVRRGSSKVEAYVTVLTTDDYRVQIQPVALTTKKADASQEQAIREQMVDMIEEAAEERTFEDLIDSVVEGRLSSAIYNEATTIYPLRRVEIQKATLEAHPEEVAEEEETSVEVEE, encoded by the coding sequence ATGAGTGAACGATCAGTATCACGACAGCGACAGGAGAAACAGTGGTACACCGTCCTCGCGCCCGAGGAGTTCGACCGGGCGGAGATCGGTGAGACACTGGCAGACGAACCGCAGAAGGCGATCGACCGGACCATCGAGACGACCCTCGGTGACCTCCGGAACGACGCCGGCGAGAACAACACCAAGCTGACCTTCCGGATCACGGACATCGGCAGCGACACGGCCTACACGGAGTTCATCAAGCACGAACTCACGCGGGATTACCTCCGCAGCCTCGTGCGCCGTGGCTCCTCGAAGGTCGAGGCCTACGTGACGGTGCTGACGACCGACGACTACCGCGTCCAGATCCAGCCCGTCGCCCTGACGACCAAGAAGGCCGACGCCAGCCAGGAGCAGGCCATCCGCGAGCAGATGGTCGACATGATCGAGGAGGCCGCCGAGGAGCGCACCTTCGAGGACCTCATCGACAGCGTCGTCGAGGGTCGCCTCTCGAGTGCGATCTACAACGAGGCGACGACGATCTACCCGCTGCGCCGCGTCGAGATCCAGAAGGCGACGCTGGAAGCCCACCCCGAAGAGGTGGCCGAAGAAGAGGAAACCAGCGTCGAAGTCGAGGAATAG
- a CDS encoding 30S ribosomal protein S15 codes for MARMHTRRRGSSDSDKPVADDPPEWSDVDSEAVEEYVVELAEQGHSPSEIGIKLRDEGVQGTPVPDVSLVTGKKVTEILEANDAEPEIPEDLRNLMERAVRLREHMDENPGDHQNKRALQNTEAKIRRLVDYYRGDELEEEFTYSYDVAVELLE; via the coding sequence ATGGCACGAATGCACACACGCCGCCGCGGCTCGTCCGATTCGGACAAGCCGGTGGCAGATGACCCGCCGGAGTGGAGCGACGTAGATAGCGAGGCCGTCGAGGAGTACGTTGTCGAACTCGCAGAACAGGGCCACAGCCCCAGCGAGATCGGCATCAAACTTCGCGACGAGGGCGTCCAGGGCACGCCGGTCCCGGACGTCTCGCTGGTCACTGGCAAGAAAGTGACCGAGATTCTCGAAGCGAACGACGCCGAACCCGAGATTCCGGAGGATCTCCGGAATCTGATGGAACGGGCCGTCCGCCTGCGCGAGCACATGGACGAGAACCCCGGCGACCACCAGAACAAGCGCGCCCTGCAGAACACGGAGGCGAAGATCCGTCGCCTCGTCGATTACTACCGCGGCGACGAGCTGGAAGAAGAGTTTACCTACAGCTACGACGTCGCCGTCGAGCTCCTCGAATAG
- the msrA gene encoding peptide-methionine (S)-S-oxide reductase MsrA, protein MSGIALPTSQTTTLARDAQALAPAETETATFGMGCFWGPDALFGAKEGIVRTRVGYAGGTTRDPSYYALGDHTEVVQIEYDPETWTYDELLEIVWANHDWTTSQKRQYRGVLLAHDDTQREIAERSRAGLADRTGQSVDTAVESLDQFYPAEDYHQKYELRTLPVVADELEDLYGDAFPASTVAARLNGFAAGHGTEQQQRNLLATLDLPPTVIDEVRRRL, encoded by the coding sequence ATGTCCGGTATCGCATTGCCCACCAGCCAGACGACGACGCTGGCTCGTGATGCCCAAGCGTTGGCGCCCGCGGAAACCGAGACGGCGACGTTCGGCATGGGCTGTTTCTGGGGTCCTGACGCCCTGTTCGGAGCCAAAGAGGGGATCGTCAGGACGCGAGTGGGCTACGCCGGTGGCACCACACGCGATCCGAGTTATTACGCCCTGGGTGATCACACCGAAGTGGTCCAGATCGAATACGATCCCGAAACCTGGACGTACGACGAACTGCTGGAAATCGTCTGGGCGAATCACGACTGGACAACGTCCCAGAAGCGCCAGTACCGCGGTGTACTTCTCGCCCACGACGACACACAGCGTGAGATCGCCGAGCGTTCGCGGGCGGGACTCGCTGATCGAACCGGACAGTCCGTCGACACCGCGGTGGAGTCACTCGATCAGTTCTATCCCGCCGAGGACTATCACCAGAAGTACGAACTCCGAACGCTGCCGGTCGTGGCCGACGAACTCGAGGACCTGTACGGCGATGCCTTTCCTGCGTCGACGGTTGCCGCCCGCCTCAACGGCTTCGCTGCCGGCCACGGAACCGAACAGCAGCAGCGTAACCTCCTGGCGACGCTGGACCTGCCACCGACTGTCATCGACGAGGTCCGACGTCGGCTCTGA
- a CDS encoding recombinase RecJ — MAATGRQTAAADLAASLREAGFVRLAPAATGDGVAAAGVLARSLSAIDIPYQIGVETGETSRSTEADVTLALDRDQPGVDETLGTARPASAAAFEVARTLDDQSASVAVAAAGVLASGKEPTGQLVEAIAEAGIKRRPGVTVPTDDLVDGLAHSTRLHAPFSGDPDAVRNTLQNVSIEPQDDEERRRLASIVALQVADAGDAATRAAESIADALRPHAGGPLVTLEGYGDVLDAAVREDPGAAVAIALGHEDARADALDAWRSHARSAHETLAEASIQRHSGLVVAEIEGPIETIARLLRDYRSPEPLALVADEDRVALAATGEHDAATVLETATESFDLSGRVAGDADLATQQYPGDVERLVAAIREVNRDA; from the coding sequence ATGGCCGCTACCGGTCGTCAGACAGCCGCCGCCGACCTCGCCGCTAGCCTGCGGGAGGCCGGATTCGTCCGCCTCGCCCCGGCAGCGACGGGTGACGGCGTCGCGGCCGCTGGCGTCCTTGCGCGGAGCCTGAGCGCGATCGACATCCCCTACCAGATCGGCGTCGAGACAGGCGAGACGAGCCGTAGCACAGAGGCCGACGTGACACTCGCGCTGGATCGTGACCAGCCCGGCGTCGACGAGACGCTCGGCACCGCGCGACCCGCGAGTGCGGCTGCTTTCGAGGTTGCCCGAACGCTTGACGACCAGTCTGCAAGCGTAGCTGTTGCCGCCGCGGGCGTCCTCGCGTCCGGCAAGGAGCCGACCGGCCAGCTCGTCGAGGCAATCGCCGAAGCGGGAATCAAACGCCGGCCCGGTGTAACCGTCCCCACCGACGACCTCGTCGATGGACTGGCGCATTCGACGCGACTTCACGCGCCGTTCTCGGGTGATCCGGACGCCGTCCGGAACACACTCCAGAACGTATCGATCGAGCCGCAGGACGATGAGGAGCGCCGTCGACTTGCCTCGATCGTGGCATTACAGGTCGCCGACGCCGGAGATGCCGCAACACGGGCGGCCGAGTCGATCGCGGACGCACTCCGTCCGCACGCTGGCGGCCCGCTTGTCACTCTCGAAGGGTACGGCGACGTGCTCGACGCTGCCGTCCGGGAAGACCCCGGTGCGGCCGTCGCGATCGCGCTCGGCCACGAGGATGCTCGTGCGGATGCCCTCGATGCCTGGCGCTCACACGCCAGGAGTGCCCACGAGACACTCGCCGAGGCGTCGATCCAGCGCCATTCGGGGCTCGTCGTCGCCGAGATCGAGGGACCGATAGAGACCATCGCCCGCTTACTTCGGGATTACCGATCGCCCGAGCCGCTGGCGCTAGTCGCCGACGAGGACCGTGTCGCCCTCGCCGCCACCGGGGAGCACGACGCCGCGACCGTCCTCGAGACGGCGACGGAATCCTTCGACCTCTCGGGACGGGTCGCTGGCGACGCAGATCTGGCGACACAACAGTACCCGGGCGATGTCGAGCGCCTCGTCGCGGCGATCCGCGAGGTGAACCGCGATGCGTGA
- a CDS encoding PHP domain-containing protein, whose amino-acid sequence MLSVELHAHSSLSYDGRDPVEDLLARAKTAGLDALAVTDHDEIDASLRAAELAPEYGLLGIPGMEVTSAAGHILALGVRERIPEGLTFDETLGRIHDREGIAVVPHPFQESRSGVMANVSRVELARADAIEVYNSRLLTGLANRQARTFAREHGIPQTAGSDAHIAEMVGRAITLVDADERSVDAILSAIVEGRTQTDGRRTPWHISFRQAAGGAKRRVRNRLASLLE is encoded by the coding sequence GTGCTCTCCGTCGAGTTACATGCCCACTCGTCGCTGTCCTACGACGGCCGCGACCCCGTCGAAGATCTGCTCGCCAGGGCCAAGACAGCCGGACTCGACGCCCTGGCAGTGACGGACCACGACGAGATCGACGCGAGCCTCCGGGCGGCCGAGCTCGCCCCGGAGTACGGCCTGCTCGGCATTCCCGGTATGGAAGTGACCAGCGCGGCCGGTCACATCCTGGCGCTCGGCGTGCGCGAGCGGATCCCCGAAGGACTCACCTTCGACGAGACACTTGGCCGGATCCACGACCGAGAGGGTATCGCTGTTGTCCCTCATCCCTTTCAGGAATCCCGCAGTGGGGTGATGGCGAACGTATCGCGAGTCGAACTGGCGCGGGCGGACGCCATCGAGGTCTACAACTCCCGGTTGCTCACCGGGCTGGCCAACCGCCAGGCCCGGACGTTCGCCCGCGAGCACGGCATCCCCCAGACTGCGGGCAGTGACGCCCACATCGCCGAGATGGTCGGACGGGCTATTACGCTGGTCGACGCCGACGAACGGTCGGTCGACGCGATCCTCTCGGCCATCGTCGAAGGGCGAACGCAAACCGATGGCCGGCGGACACCCTGGCACATCAGCTTCCGGCAGGCCGCCGGCGGAGCCAAACGCCGAGTCCGCAACCGTCTCGCCTCACTTTTGGAGTGA
- a CDS encoding asparagine synthase C-terminal domain-containing protein — MAGGLTDETAVTLRGADSDTVRSALETGESLPGTRGFAGEIDGHLVRDVLGRQPLFFDGDDPDKWAFDRATLTDPTPLSAGHVVEPDGGQREVWSLPTPVAHDGPAAVTGLGEAIDASLGSVESDGLAIAFSGGIDSALLAARLDAPLYVAGFPDSHDVKAARESARLLGREVRVVELDHDALVETVPPVVRATGRTNTMDVEIALPLYLVARRAAADGFDRLAVGQGADELFGGYAKVARAPEDPRVEADTVRCARREILGSVPAQLERDVLALRGAGVEPVAPLLDDRVVEAGLALSGRLLVSDRGERKYALRLSAREWLPDRITFREKKALQYGTLVARELDRLARQAGFKRRMDDHVGQYIESLVE, encoded by the coding sequence ATGGCGGGCGGATTGACGGATGAAACTGCTGTGACGCTCCGTGGAGCCGATTCCGATACCGTTCGGAGCGCCCTCGAGACCGGCGAGTCGCTCCCGGGAACACGCGGGTTCGCGGGAGAGATCGACGGCCATCTCGTTCGGGACGTGCTCGGTCGCCAGCCGCTCTTCTTCGACGGCGACGATCCCGACAAGTGGGCGTTCGATCGCGCGACCCTGACCGATCCGACACCGCTGTCCGCGGGTCACGTCGTCGAGCCGGACGGAGGCCAACGGGAGGTCTGGTCGCTTCCGACGCCTGTTGCCCACGATGGACCGGCGGCGGTCACGGGACTTGGCGAGGCAATCGACGCGTCGCTCGGGAGCGTCGAGAGTGACGGACTGGCGATTGCCTTTTCCGGTGGAATCGACTCGGCACTGCTGGCCGCTCGGCTGGACGCCCCTCTTTACGTCGCCGGGTTCCCGGACAGCCACGACGTGAAGGCGGCACGAGAATCTGCCCGGCTACTCGGTCGCGAGGTTCGCGTCGTCGAACTCGACCACGACGCGCTCGTCGAGACAGTCCCCCCGGTCGTCCGGGCGACGGGCCGGACGAACACCATGGACGTCGAAATCGCCTTGCCGCTGTATCTGGTCGCTCGACGGGCGGCGGCCGACGGGTTCGATCGGCTGGCGGTCGGCCAGGGCGCCGACGAACTGTTCGGTGGCTACGCGAAGGTGGCCCGGGCGCCGGAGGATCCCCGTGTCGAAGCCGACACAGTACGCTGTGCCCGCCGGGAAATACTCGGATCGGTGCCTGCACAACTCGAACGGGACGTTCTCGCACTACGTGGCGCGGGCGTCGAGCCCGTCGCGCCGTTGCTCGACGATCGGGTTGTCGAGGCAGGATTGGCGCTGTCCGGACGGCTGCTCGTCTCCGACCGGGGCGAACGGAAGTACGCCCTTCGGCTGTCGGCCCGCGAGTGGCTGCCGGATCGGATCACATTCCGGGAGAAGAAAGCTCTCCAGTACGGAACGCTGGTCGCTCGCGAACTCGATCGCCTGGCCAGACAGGCGGGGTTCAAACGGCGGATGGACGATCACGTCGGCCAGTACATAGAGTCGCTTGTCGAGTGA